A section of the Pediococcus inopinatus genome encodes:
- a CDS encoding ISL3 family transposase, translated as MCYDLIAKQNRKEEKQMSLTNSILSLFEMTDPNITVTGVTKKRCPNGQRIHVVHANLSYQLVKCPHCGHKSLIKNGTHVSHLRLGTLSGGRYEMQLRRQRYQCQHCLKTCGAKTNLVRRNETFTHNVKHQVIVLARDMLTSKEIAKICGISPSSVQRILNANIHLAYRVKQLPPNLCFDEFRSCNHLMSFNCCDAVSHRRIVTLKDRLSKDIIDYFEARYSVQERAKVQTITIDMNAEYASFIHRLFPNAVTIIDRFHIIQLAGRALDNERTCIIRTFQDKHSRIYRILKSQWRLFHLAEEKINDTKLIYLRGINEYMTQQNAIDLALDEFPEFKTVYQTYQGILTAIHQKNATGFKNLITNYQVAGNQMDVTISTFVKNGSAVLNSCRYPYSNGPIEGLNRKIKVLKRSCFGFRNIHNFFIRISLIHE; from the coding sequence TTGTGCTACGATTTAATCGCCAAACAAAATCGAAAAGAGGAAAAACAGATGTCCCTAACTAATTCTATTTTAAGCTTGTTTGAAATGACAGACCCAAATATAACCGTAACTGGTGTTACCAAGAAACGTTGCCCGAATGGACAACGAATTCATGTCGTTCACGCCAACCTTTCTTATCAGCTTGTGAAATGTCCCCATTGTGGCCATAAAAGTCTAATTAAAAACGGTACCCACGTTAGTCATCTAAGGTTGGGAACCTTATCAGGCGGACGTTATGAAATGCAGCTAAGACGACAAAGATATCAATGCCAACATTGTTTAAAAACCTGTGGAGCTAAAACTAACCTCGTTAGACGTAATGAAACTTTTACCCACAATGTTAAACATCAGGTCATTGTGCTAGCTCGTGACATGCTGACCAGTAAAGAAATCGCTAAAATTTGTGGCATTTCACCAAGTAGTGTTCAACGTATTTTAAATGCAAATATTCACTTGGCTTACCGTGTTAAGCAACTTCCGCCAAATCTTTGTTTCGATGAATTTCGTTCCTGTAATCATCTAATGTCCTTTAACTGTTGCGATGCCGTTAGTCATCGCCGCATTGTGACCCTCAAAGATCGTCTCAGTAAGGATATCATTGATTACTTTGAAGCTCGTTATTCAGTTCAAGAACGTGCGAAAGTTCAAACAATTACTATTGATATGAACGCCGAATATGCTAGCTTTATTCATCGTTTATTCCCGAATGCTGTCACGATTATTGACCGTTTCCACATTATTCAGCTTGCTGGTCGTGCACTAGACAATGAACGTACATGTATTATCCGTACTTTTCAAGATAAGCATTCACGCATTTACCGCATCCTTAAATCTCAATGGCGTTTATTTCATTTGGCAGAAGAGAAAATCAATGACACTAAGCTTATCTATTTACGAGGCATTAACGAGTATATGACCCAACAGAACGCCATCGACCTTGCCTTAGATGAATTTCCAGAATTCAAAACTGTGTATCAAACTTATCAAGGCATTCTAACTGCTATCCACCAAAAGAATGCCACGGGATTTAAAAATTTGATTACCAACTACCAAGTAGCTGGTAATCAAATGGACGTCACCATTTCAACCTTCGTTAAGAACGGCTCAGCAGTGCTCAACAGTTGTCGTTATCCGTATTCTAACGGTCCTATTGAAGGACTTAATCGCAAAATCAAGGTATTAAAGCGTAGCTGTTTTGGTTTTCGAAATATTCATAACTTCTTCATTCGTATCAGTTTAATTCATGAGTAA
- a CDS encoding C69 family dipeptidase, with amino-acid sequence MCTSVLVGKKASLDGSTMIARNEDRYLPIHPKKFYMHPAVKGQKVILKSQLNGFEATLPENGYRYTATPDADPSKLHEGVNDESGINEKNVAVSATESTYGNERTLAYDPLVEDGLGEDSLETMVLPYVNSAVEGVQRLGQLITKYGSNAGNSVLFSDKKDVWYMEIVTGHYWVAQRIPDDAYAVAANEVAIQQVDFNDPDNFMWADGIQEFVEKHHLNVDDEGWNFRHIFGTFNEKDRHYNTPRVWYAQKFLNPEIEQDPESGELPFICHTSHKISVEDVEFILGSHYNETQYDPLAPGESADKYRYRPISMNRTQNSHVLQIRNDVPDEQAAIYWLNFGVPSFSPYVPFYSNATDTDDSYKNTAMNFNFDDAYWMYRTLSMMVESHYPQFVQNSRDYLTAIRETQRRHLENTDNKARDLSGTALSDYLTDQNKVLVAEMRKQTVDFIGSLVVQGAGLSKLTFNMDKNL; translated from the coding sequence ATGTGTACCTCAGTTTTAGTAGGAAAAAAGGCCAGTTTAGATGGTTCAACAATGATTGCAAGAAACGAAGATCGGTATTTGCCGATTCATCCAAAGAAATTTTATATGCACCCAGCTGTTAAGGGGCAAAAAGTGATTTTAAAGTCCCAATTAAACGGTTTTGAAGCAACGTTACCAGAAAACGGCTATCGTTATACAGCAACGCCAGATGCCGATCCCAGCAAACTTCACGAAGGTGTGAACGATGAAAGTGGGATTAATGAGAAAAACGTGGCGGTCAGTGCTACCGAAAGTACTTACGGAAATGAACGCACGTTAGCATACGATCCTTTGGTTGAAGACGGATTAGGTGAAGATTCGCTTGAAACGATGGTTCTTCCTTATGTGAATTCTGCTGTTGAAGGTGTCCAAAGACTAGGCCAACTAATCACCAAGTATGGTTCTAATGCCGGAAATAGTGTTCTTTTCAGTGATAAAAAAGACGTTTGGTACATGGAAATTGTGACTGGTCATTACTGGGTCGCTCAACGTATTCCAGATGATGCGTATGCTGTAGCTGCTAATGAAGTTGCGATTCAACAAGTTGATTTCAATGATCCCGATAATTTCATGTGGGCCGATGGAATTCAAGAATTTGTTGAAAAACATCATTTGAATGTGGACGATGAGGGTTGGAACTTCCGCCATATTTTTGGCACATTTAACGAAAAAGATCGCCATTACAATACACCACGAGTTTGGTACGCACAAAAATTCCTGAATCCTGAAATTGAACAGGATCCAGAATCTGGTGAGCTGCCATTTATTTGTCATACATCACATAAAATTTCGGTCGAAGATGTGGAATTTATTTTGGGTTCCCACTATAACGAAACACAATACGATCCTCTAGCACCTGGTGAAAGTGCAGATAAATATCGTTATCGTCCAATTTCAATGAACAGAACGCAAAATTCACATGTGCTGCAGATTCGTAATGACGTGCCAGATGAACAGGCCGCAATTTATTGGTTGAACTTTGGGGTGCCTTCTTTCAGTCCTTACGTACCGTTCTACAGCAATGCGACGGATACGGACGACAGTTATAAGAATACAGCCATGAACTTTAATTTCGATGATGCTTACTGGATGTATCGCACATTATCGATGATGGTGGAAAGTCACTATCCACAATTTGTGCAAAACTCTCGCGATTACTTAACAGCAATTCGGGAAACGCAGCGTCGTCATTTGGAAAATACAGATAATAAAGCGCGCGACTTGTCCGGAACAGCTTTATCAGATTACTTAACTGATCAAAATAAAGTTTTAGTTGCTGAAATGCGTAAACAAACCGTTGATTTCATTGGGAGTTTGGTTGTGCAGGGCGCCGGATTGTCGAAACTGACGTTTAATATGGATAAGAATTTATAG
- a CDS encoding APC family permease has product MNTKQFRWFTIALIAFNTVWGFNNVVNNYAQQGASVITSWIIILAVYFIPYTLMVGQLGSTFQKSGGGVSSWIDATSTRGLAYFAAWTYWVVHVPYLAQKPQNILIAISWAFTGAGTYFNHFSTAIFSILCLIVFLFFMWVASRGITTLGVIATLAGTATFVMSILFIFLAIAAPHLPNVTAATQNLTHVKTYIPNFNFSYFTTLSMLVLAVGGSEKIAPYVNKTKNPSKEFPLGMIVLAVLVGICAIVGSIGMAIMFNSKAIPKDLMMNGAYSAFQRLGQYYHVGNALMITYGLTNSIGQIAALIVSIDAPLRILLSGHNDEYVPKSLMKLNKHGVFINGYKMTGILVGILIVLPGLGIKNIQQLYNWLLNLNSIVMPLRYLWVFVAFMLLSKHMNKFHSDYMFVKNKKIGWLLGFWCFIFTAFVCVLGMVPKVNFSADPHGWLLQLGLNIITPVVLIALGFIMPMIARRGKNK; this is encoded by the coding sequence ATGAACACAAAGCAATTTCGCTGGTTTACAATTGCACTGATCGCGTTTAACACTGTTTGGGGATTTAACAACGTTGTGAATAATTATGCGCAACAAGGCGCATCCGTTATTACATCGTGGATTATTATTTTAGCGGTTTATTTTATTCCGTATACATTAATGGTTGGTCAACTTGGTTCGACGTTCCAAAAGAGTGGTGGGGGTGTTAGTTCTTGGATTGACGCAACTTCAACACGTGGATTAGCTTACTTTGCCGCTTGGACATATTGGGTAGTCCACGTGCCATATTTGGCACAAAAGCCACAAAATATTTTAATCGCCATTAGTTGGGCGTTTACAGGAGCTGGAACCTACTTCAATCATTTTTCAACAGCTATTTTTTCGATTTTATGTTTAATTGTATTTCTATTTTTCATGTGGGTAGCTTCAAGAGGGATCACAACGCTTGGGGTCATTGCAACGTTGGCTGGGACGGCCACCTTTGTAATGTCGATTCTATTTATCTTTCTCGCCATCGCGGCACCACATTTGCCAAACGTTACTGCAGCGACACAAAACTTAACCCATGTTAAAACTTATATTCCAAACTTTAATTTTAGCTATTTTACAACTTTATCGATGTTAGTTTTAGCAGTTGGTGGTTCTGAAAAAATTGCGCCGTATGTTAACAAGACGAAAAATCCTTCCAAAGAATTTCCACTTGGAATGATTGTGTTGGCCGTCTTGGTTGGTATTTGTGCCATTGTTGGATCAATCGGAATGGCTATCATGTTCAATAGTAAAGCAATTCCCAAGGATTTGATGATGAACGGGGCTTACAGTGCTTTTCAACGGTTAGGGCAGTATTATCACGTTGGGAATGCCTTGATGATTACTTATGGATTAACTAATTCCATTGGCCAAATTGCAGCCTTAATCGTTTCAATTGATGCGCCCCTTCGAATTCTCCTTTCTGGTCATAATGATGAATATGTACCTAAATCACTAATGAAGCTCAACAAGCATGGTGTCTTCATTAATGGATACAAAATGACGGGAATCTTAGTTGGAATTTTAATTGTTTTACCTGGACTCGGAATTAAAAATATTCAACAACTTTACAATTGGTTACTGAACTTGAACTCAATTGTCATGCCGCTTCGTTACTTATGGGTATTCGTAGCCTTCATGCTTTTGAGTAAACATATGAATAAATTCCATTCAGATTATATGTTTGTTAAAAACAAGAAAATCGGTTGGTTACTTGGATTCTGGTGTTTCATTTTTACAGCTTTCGTGTGTGTCTTAGGGATGGTTCCTAAAGTTAATTTTTCTGCAGACCCTCACGGATGGCTTTTACAGTTAGGCTTAAATATTATTACGCCAGTTGTGCTAATTGCCCTTGGTTTTATCATGCCAATGATTGCACGACGCGGCAAAAATAAATAA
- a CDS encoding ABC transporter permease: MNLDVSNWSLSLATLLVMVALWIGYREKLGIDREIIVGVVRAVIQLFVVGYLLKYIFKVNNIFLTLVMIFIILFNASWNAQKRSNGMTHALPISFVAILTSTGVTLGVLILSGAIKLVPSQVIPISGMIASNSMVAIGLCYRSMNSQFRDQRQSVLERLALGGTVRDASIGILRESIKTGMAPTIDSAKTVGIVSLPGMMSGLIFAGVDPVRAIKYQIMVTFMLLSATSIGSVIACYLAYRNFYNERKQLKEMTNND, translated from the coding sequence ATGAATCTTGATGTAAGTAATTGGTCGTTATCGTTAGCCACATTGCTGGTCATGGTGGCTTTATGGATTGGCTATCGTGAAAAGCTTGGAATTGACCGGGAAATTATTGTGGGGGTTGTTCGTGCTGTCATTCAACTCTTCGTGGTTGGGTATTTATTGAAATATATTTTCAAAGTTAATAACATTTTCTTAACCCTGGTCATGATTTTTATCATTTTATTTAATGCTTCCTGGAATGCACAAAAGCGAAGTAATGGCATGACGCACGCGTTGCCAATTTCGTTTGTCGCAATTCTTACGAGTACTGGAGTTACGCTGGGAGTACTAATCTTGTCTGGCGCTATAAAACTTGTCCCATCACAAGTGATTCCAATTTCAGGAATGATTGCTAGTAATTCGATGGTGGCAATTGGATTGTGCTATCGCAGTATGAATTCACAATTCCGTGATCAACGGCAAAGTGTTTTAGAACGGCTCGCTTTAGGCGGTACTGTGCGAGATGCTTCAATCGGAATTTTACGGGAAAGTATTAAAACGGGCATGGCACCCACTATTGATTCGGCAAAAACGGTTGGAATTGTTAGTTTACCAGGGATGATGTCTGGACTAATTTTTGCGGGCGTGGATCCGGTCCGGGCAATTAAATACCAAATCATGGTCACTTTTATGTTACTTTCGGCAACTAGTATTGGCTCTGTAATTGCATGTTACCTCGCTTATCGAAACTTTTATAATGAGCGCAAACAACTGAAAGAAATGACTAACAATGATTAA
- a CDS encoding ABC transporter ATP-binding protein, with protein MAAILELQEVGYRVEDNQILQGISLSVETEDYLTITGPSGGGKSTLLRVLSSLLTATEGKILFKGQDISKKDPIEYRRQVSYCFQQPTLFGRTVADNLDFPFQIRNEEINVAKQQAALQYVGLPEAYLSKKITELSGGEKQRVAMIRNIMFLPDVLLLDEVTAGLDEENKDIVHNLIEHFHKDHHVTILSVTHDATEIQKANHLITISKGRLEVAQ; from the coding sequence ATGGCGGCAATATTAGAGCTTCAAGAAGTCGGTTATCGGGTTGAAGACAATCAAATTTTACAAGGAATTTCTTTATCAGTCGAAACGGAGGATTATCTCACCATTACAGGGCCTTCAGGCGGAGGGAAAAGCACCTTGTTACGAGTTCTGTCTTCGTTGTTAACGGCCACTGAAGGAAAGATTTTGTTTAAAGGACAAGATATTAGTAAAAAAGATCCTATTGAATACCGACGACAAGTTTCATACTGTTTTCAGCAACCAACTTTATTTGGGAGAACCGTGGCGGATAATTTGGATTTTCCTTTTCAAATTCGTAATGAAGAGATCAACGTGGCAAAACAACAAGCCGCGCTGCAGTATGTAGGATTACCAGAGGCCTATTTAAGCAAGAAAATTACAGAACTATCTGGTGGTGAAAAGCAACGAGTAGCTATGATTCGTAACATTATGTTCTTACCGGATGTGCTGCTTTTGGATGAAGTAACTGCCGGGCTGGATGAAGAAAATAAAGATATTGTGCATAACTTAATTGAACATTTTCACAAAGATCATCACGTGACGATTTTGTCGGTGACGCATGATGCAACGGAAATTCAGAAAGCTAATCACTTAATTACCATCTCAAAGGGAAGACTGGAGGTTGCACAATGA
- a CDS encoding glycosyltransferase family 2 protein, protein MQTVSMIVPCFNEQESVPIYFDAITKVFEDPQMRDYSLELWLIDDGSSDATLTELKKLNTQHPETAHYISFSRNFGKESAILAGLQAATGEIVGLMDVDLQDPPELLPKMLRELRTGEYDTIGTRRVGREGEPAFRSFLSNLFYKLINKISKVEIIPNARDYRVMNRKVVEAVLDMPEINRFSKGIFSWVGFKTKYLDFENRERVAGNTSWSLWQLFEYSLEAIIDFSAAPLAIASFVGILACVISVIAVIFIIFRTIFFGDTTAGWPSLAAIILFIGGIQLFCLGILGNYVGRIYSESKHRPIYIINEKK, encoded by the coding sequence ATGCAAACTGTATCAATGATCGTGCCATGTTTTAACGAACAAGAATCCGTGCCAATTTATTTTGACGCTATCACAAAGGTATTCGAAGATCCTCAAATGCGAGACTATTCACTGGAGCTTTGGCTAATTGACGATGGTTCCTCAGATGCCACCTTAACTGAACTTAAAAAACTTAACACTCAACACCCTGAAACGGCCCATTATATTTCGTTTTCACGAAATTTTGGAAAAGAGTCTGCCATTTTGGCTGGCCTACAAGCCGCCACTGGCGAAATTGTCGGTTTAATGGATGTTGATTTACAGGATCCTCCTGAATTACTCCCCAAAATGCTTCGTGAACTTCGCACTGGTGAATACGACACCATTGGCACCCGTCGTGTCGGTCGTGAAGGTGAACCAGCATTTCGGTCTTTTCTTTCAAACCTGTTCTATAAATTAATTAACAAAATTTCTAAAGTTGAAATTATTCCCAATGCTCGTGACTATCGGGTTATGAATCGTAAGGTGGTTGAGGCTGTTTTAGATATGCCTGAAATCAATCGTTTTTCTAAAGGAATTTTTAGCTGGGTTGGATTCAAAACAAAATATCTAGACTTTGAAAATCGCGAGCGTGTGGCGGGAAATACTTCTTGGTCACTTTGGCAGCTTTTTGAATACTCCCTGGAAGCCATCATCGATTTCTCTGCGGCTCCTTTAGCAATTGCCAGTTTTGTGGGAATCTTGGCTTGTGTCATATCCGTTATCGCTGTTATTTTTATCATTTTTCGCACTATTTTCTTTGGCGATACAACAGCTGGATGGCCATCTTTGGCTGCAATCATCCTTTTCATCGGTGGAATTCAGCTTTTCTGCTTAGGTATTCTTGGCAATTATGTCGGTCGTATTTATTCAGAAAGCAAACACCGTCCCATCTATATTATTAACGAAAAAAAATAG
- a CDS encoding MerR family transcriptional regulator: MAKDIKADEYITGSEVVHKVERIGSLATLGNWAKEMERMGHKFQHDGRGRRIYSEDDMKLLQQMNDLLGDRHTLKQAVDVTLGLTDKEAAERSKKADETPAVVDTKMFEAQNKDLSEIKEMLAQVVKQNQQYHEENVKLQTQISELTEVTKKSAQLLQEPPKKKSWWQRHFGSDETDEA, from the coding sequence ATGGCAAAAGATATAAAAGCAGATGAATACATAACAGGCTCCGAGGTTGTTCATAAAGTAGAGCGGATCGGTAGTTTGGCAACTTTGGGTAACTGGGCTAAAGAAATGGAACGAATGGGTCATAAGTTCCAACATGATGGTCGTGGACGGCGGATTTATTCCGAGGATGATATGAAGCTTCTCCAACAAATGAATGATTTGTTGGGAGACCGACATACCTTGAAACAGGCTGTTGATGTAACTTTGGGACTTACAGATAAAGAAGCAGCTGAAAGAAGCAAAAAGGCCGACGAAACACCAGCTGTGGTTGATACTAAAATGTTTGAAGCACAGAATAAGGATCTATCTGAGATCAAAGAAATGTTAGCTCAGGTAGTTAAACAAAACCAACAGTATCACGAAGAAAATGTAAAATTACAAACGCAAATTTCTGAACTCACAGAGGTAACTAAAAAAAGTGCTCAGCTATTACAGGAACCACCTAAGAAAAAATCTTGGTGGCAGCGGCATTTTGGTTCCGATGAAACGGATGAAGCCTAA
- a CDS encoding multidrug effflux MFS transporter, which produces MSIHKISKSRKLWLTFFLGLISATGPLSLDMYLPALPTMQTTFHTSTSVIQMSITFCLVGLAVGQLIVGPLSDKFGRRVPLAIGFAVFALTSVLIMLVHSITLFLILRFIQGLAGSAGQVLSRAVARDLFSGKELTKFFALLMGVNGIFPIISPIIGGFLLNFMSWRGIFGLLTVIGILVVLGIWLTLTETLPLNLRSTQSIFQGFKSLGVMFTKRDFVLIALIQGLVFGSLFSYISASSFVFQNFFHLTAQQFSLLYALNGLGIIIGNNIPAYLTEKLTSWQILKATLLLGSLSGVVMVGSLFLTPNILLVAVPLFIVVVCIGVVNTIATSLAMSSQSTNTGSASAVLGLLMNIVGGIFTPLAGALGNQSYAPMAILILISELGALGLFVNLMKLEKKKQIL; this is translated from the coding sequence ATGAGTATTCATAAAATCTCAAAGAGTCGGAAGCTTTGGTTAACCTTTTTCCTTGGATTGATCAGCGCAACCGGCCCTTTATCGTTAGATATGTATTTACCAGCTTTACCAACTATGCAAACAACATTTCACACAAGTACTTCAGTAATTCAAATGAGCATTACTTTTTGTTTAGTTGGATTGGCAGTAGGACAGTTAATTGTGGGTCCACTCAGTGACAAATTTGGTCGGCGGGTACCGCTTGCCATTGGGTTTGCAGTGTTTGCTTTAACTTCAGTCCTGATCATGCTTGTCCATTCTATTACCCTTTTTCTTATCCTTCGTTTCATTCAAGGATTAGCAGGATCAGCTGGTCAGGTGCTTTCACGTGCCGTCGCTCGCGATTTATTCTCTGGTAAAGAGCTAACTAAATTCTTCGCCTTGCTAATGGGTGTGAATGGTATATTTCCAATTATTTCTCCCATCATTGGTGGCTTCTTACTGAACTTCATGAGTTGGCGTGGAATTTTTGGGCTATTAACTGTTATTGGGATCTTGGTAGTACTGGGAATTTGGTTGACACTAACAGAGACATTACCGTTAAACTTACGAAGCACACAAAGCATCTTTCAAGGATTTAAATCTTTGGGGGTCATGTTTACCAAACGTGATTTTGTTTTGATTGCGTTAATTCAAGGACTGGTATTTGGGTCCTTATTCAGCTACATTTCAGCATCTTCATTTGTTTTTCAAAACTTTTTCCATTTAACAGCTCAACAATTTAGTTTGTTATATGCTTTGAACGGGTTAGGTATCATCATTGGTAACAATATTCCCGCATATCTCACCGAGAAGTTAACGAGTTGGCAGATTTTAAAAGCAACCTTGCTTCTAGGATCATTGTCAGGTGTGGTTATGGTTGGTAGTCTCTTTTTGACACCTAATATTTTGTTGGTGGCAGTTCCACTCTTTATTGTGGTTGTTTGCATCGGGGTTGTTAACACGATTGCTACTTCTCTTGCGATGAGTAGTCAGAGTACAAATACGGGGAGTGCCTCAGCAGTCTTAGGTCTTTTAATGAATATTGTTGGTGGGATATTTACACCTTTAGCGGGTGCGCTGGGCAACCAAAGCTACGCACCAATGGCAATTCTGATCTTGATTAGTGAATTAGGTGCACTCGGATTATTTGTAAATTTAATGAAACTAGAAAAAAAGAAACAAATCCTGTGA
- a CDS encoding NAD(P)-dependent oxidoreductase — MKKIGFIGTGVMGTGIIKNMLKAGYSVTVFNRTKVHADSVIEAGANWAESPQNVTEVSDIVFTMVGFPPDVEEVYFGENGIFAGVKPGKIVVDMTTSTPTLAKRISERGAEKKILVLDAPVSGGDIGAEKGTLTIMVGGNKDAYDSLQPIFDIIGQQANYFGEAGAGQNAKMANQIMIAGTMTGMSEMLVYANAAGLDLPKVLQTLESGGADNWSMENYAPRILKNDYTPGFFAKHFLKDLRIALNEADRMHISLPATDAARNLYARLVDEKHLGNDGTQVLVKLWWETGKLPN; from the coding sequence TTGAAAAAAATTGGATTTATTGGAACTGGTGTGATGGGCACTGGGATTATTAAAAATATGCTGAAGGCTGGCTATTCAGTGACAGTGTTTAATCGAACAAAAGTGCATGCAGATTCGGTTATTGAAGCTGGTGCTAACTGGGCAGAGTCCCCTCAAAATGTAACTGAAGTCAGCGATATCGTATTTACGATGGTCGGGTTCCCGCCTGATGTTGAAGAAGTCTACTTTGGTGAAAACGGGATTTTTGCCGGGGTTAAACCCGGAAAAATTGTGGTTGATATGACGACTAGCACACCAACTTTAGCTAAAAGAATTAGTGAGCGCGGAGCAGAAAAGAAGATTCTAGTTTTAGATGCGCCAGTTTCGGGTGGTGATATTGGTGCCGAAAAAGGGACACTCACCATTATGGTTGGTGGAAACAAAGACGCTTATGACAGTTTACAACCAATTTTTGATATTATTGGGCAACAAGCAAATTATTTTGGCGAAGCAGGTGCTGGGCAAAATGCAAAGATGGCCAATCAAATCATGATTGCCGGGACTATGACAGGGATGAGCGAGATGCTAGTTTACGCTAATGCTGCTGGATTGGATTTGCCAAAAGTTCTTCAAACCCTTGAAAGCGGTGGGGCTGATAATTGGAGTATGGAAAACTATGCACCAAGAATACTCAAGAATGATTATACGCCAGGATTTTTTGCTAAACATTTCTTGAAGGATTTACGAATTGCTTTAAACGAAGCTGATCGCATGCACATCAGTCTTCCTGCAACAGATGCAGCGCGGAACTTATATGCCCGTTTGGTGGATGAGAAACATCTGGGTAATGATGGCACCCAGGTACTGGTAAAACTTTGGTGGGAAACCGGAAAGCTACCAAATTAA